TGGCGTTGCGGGCTCAGCGCCTGGTCGCGGAAGAACAGCACCTTCCAGTCCAGGAAGGCCCGCTTGAGGTCGGCCAGCGCCGGACCCGCGAGCGGGACGGAGAGATCCAGTCCGGAGATGTCCGCGCCGATCGTCGGCGTGCACGGCCGCAGCTCGAAGTGGTCGCTCTGCCGGATGGCGTCCGGACGCGCCATCACCCTGGTGCCGCCCACCTCGCGGGCGGCGCGGCCGCCGGATTCCGTCATCATGGCGCCACTACCTTTCTGGCATCTGTCAGATTTCCGGGAAAGTCATTCACCAGCACCCGATACAGGCGCTGGGTATCTTCGTCGGGAAATGCTTCCGCGCTGTCCCTCAAACGTTCGGCACAAAGGTCGTACCAACGGCGCGCCTGCGCCGGTTGACCGAGTCGCGAATGCACCGAAATAAGCATTCGATAGGACGGCTCATGTAACGGGTCGATGGCCAGCATGCGCCGGCACAGATCAATGACGCTCACCTGGTCGCACTGGGCCAGCCGGCGCCGGGAGAGGAATTCGAGCGCGTACAGCTGACGGCTGCGCAACCATTCGCGATGGGTCGCGGCCCAGTCCTCGTGCACGTCCGGCAGGAAGTCACCCCGATAGAGGCGGCTCGCCCGGCCGTACAGGTCGTCGGCCGCCGCGAGGTCGCCGGAACGCTCGCGGGTGTGCGCCTGAGCGACCAACTCCTCGAACTCGTCGTGGTCGGTCCAGACCTCACGCGCCTCCAGCATGTACCCCGACTCGCAGGTGACCAGGCGCAACGACGAACCCGACACCGTGGAGAGGTGCTGCTCGTGTGCTCCGGCCAGCACCCGGCGGAGCATGTGGACGGCGACTTTCAGCGAGCTGGAACCCGCCGATCCGGCCGGCCACAGCGCGTCGACCAGGACGTCGCGCAGGACCACCCGGTTGCGGTGCAGCAGCAGCAACTGCAGGAGGTGCCGCGCTTTTCCCGCTTTCCAGGGACCCACCGAAAAACCGTTGAAGGTGACTTCGAAAGAACCGAGCGTACGAACCGAAATCCCTGAAATCGGGCGGGCGGCAATTGTTACGGACACTCAAACCACACCCTCTCGCCGAAAACGGAGGGGTTGCGACGTTCCCAATATTTCGTCTCCCCCGTGAGACGCCACATCGACGACAAGCGATTCGGACGAGGATCTTAGGGAGGATCAACGGGGCAGCATATGACGTAGATCACACTGGCGAATTTCGGCGGGAAGTCGAGCGCCGATCCACGGTGAACGAGCGTTTTTGTAGAACAAAAGAATGACAACGCACCGATCCTGGTGATCACTTTCGGGCGGCGGCCCGGGCGCCCGGGTGTCAGCCGGCCGAGCCGACACCCTCCACGGCGCCGGACAGCACGCCGGCGACGGCACGCACCACGGCGGCCCGCTCCGTGTTCACGAACATGTGCCCGCCGTCGAACATCAGCACCCGGGACCGGCCGCCGGTGAGCTCGGCCCACCGCGCCAGGTCGGCCTCGCCGACGCTGTCGGCCCGGCCGCCCAGCACGGTGATCGGGCAGTCCAGGGCCGGCCGCGGGGTGTACCGGTAGCCGTCGACCACCTGGAAGTCCGCCCGCAACGTGGGCAGCACCAGGTCCATCATCTCCGGCGACCGCAGGATCTCCTCGGGAGTGCCGCCGAGGTCGCGGAGCACCTGGATCAGACCGTCGCGGGACAACTCGTGCCGCCGCCGGCCGGAGCCGCCGGGCCGGGGCGCGCCGGCACCGGACACGACGAGATGCCGCGGACCGGCCAGGCCCCGCTCCCGCAGCGCACCGGCGATCTCGTAGCCGAGCAGCGCGCCCATGCTGTGCCCGAACAGCACGTACGGCAGGTCCGTCCGATCCCGCAGCGCCCGCACCACGGCCGGGACGATCTCCGCGGCGCTGGTGAGGGCGGGCTCCAGGATCCGCTCCTCGCGGCCGGGCAACTGCACCGCCCACGCCTCGACGTGCCCGGGGAGCAAGGGCGCCCAGGCCCGGTAACCGAGCGTCCCGCCACCGGCGTGGCTGAGGCAGAACAACCGGACGGTGGGCCGGGACCGCTCGACGATCGGGACGAGCCAGGGATTGCGCCGAGAATCGATCAATGTCACTCGGCCACCCTACGGTCACCGGCGGAAGGGCGGCAACGGCGATCATTTTCGGACAGGCTGCTCCGAGCCGGGCAGGTCATCCGCCACCTCGCCGACCGGTGCCGGGGCCGTCCGGCGCAGCGGGGACAGCACCACCGGCACGAACCCGAAGAGGTATCCGATCGCGCCGACCAGCATCGCCGGGCGCACCCCGAGGTACTGGCCGAGCACCCCGCCGACGAGGCTGCCCAGCGGCAGGGTGCCCCAGACCATGAAGCGCATCGTCGCGTTCATCCGGCCGAGCAGGTTCGGCGGGGTGAGGGCCTGGCGCAGGCTGACCTGGGCGATGTTGTAGACGGTGCCGCCGAAGTACGTCACCGCCCAGCCGATCATCGCCGCCCACAGCAGCCAGCCCTCGCGGGCGAACGGCAGCAGCAGGCCGAACGGGGCGGTCACCACTATCGACACCCAGATCATCCGGCGCTGGCCGAATCGGTCGGTGACCCGGCGCGCGCTGAGCGCTCCGGCCAGGGCGCCGAGGCCGATCAGCGACAGCAGCAAACCGATGACGCCCGCCGACAGGCCGAGGGTGCGCGCCAGCAGCAGCAGGATCATCGACTCCAGGATCGCGCTGAAGAAGTTGAGCCAGGCGGTCGACAACGCGATGGCCCGGAGCACCGGGTTGGCCAGCACGAACCGGAGTCCCTGCATGATCTCCTGGCCGATCCGGGTGCGCTCCGGGCGCGGTGCCGCCTGCTCGACGGACCGGATGCGGCCGACGAACAGCGCGGAACCCAGGAAGCTGAGCGCGTCGAGCAGCACCGCGATCGGCGCGCCGACCAGACGGACCAGCAGGCCGCCGACCGCCGGGCCGCCGATCATCGCGACGTTCTGCACCGCCTCCAGCTTGGCGTTGCCCTCCACCAGGTCCTCCTCCCGCACCAGGTGCGGGAGGTAGCTCTGATAGGCGACGTCGAAGAAGACGGTGAGCACGCCGCTGAGCAGGACGACGACGTACAGCTGCGGCATCGACAGCCAGTCCAGCGCCCAGGCCAGCGGGATCGAGCCCAGCAGGACGGCCCGGCCGAGGTCCGCGGCCACCAGGACCCGCCGGCGGCGCATCCGGTCCACCAGTGCGCCGGCCGGCAGGCCCACCACCAGGAAGGCCAGGTATTGGAACGTCATGAGCAGGGCGACCTGGAACGGCGGCGCGTGCAGCACCGCGACCGCCACCAGCGGCAGCGCCAGAATGGTGATCTGGCTGCCCAGATGGCTGATCGACTCGGCCACGATCAGTTGCCGGAAATCGTGGTGGCGTAGCAGCCCCCACCGCTTGGTCGACTCACTCATCCGGCGAGTATGGCAAACCGGACAGTCGCCGCACCGCACCGGATCATCGACCGGCGCCGATCAGGTGCCGGCGAGCACCGGATGACCGAGTGCCGCCGAGGCGATACCCGCGCCGACCGCCACCAGCGCGGCCTGCACGCGGCCCCGGACGCCGAGCTTCTCGAACACGTGCGACGAGTACGACTTCACGGTGGCCTCGGCCAGGTTGAGCCGGCTCGCGATCTCGAGATTGGACATGCCCTGCGCGATCAGGCAGAGCACCGCGAACTCCCGCTTGGTCAGGGCCGCGGCGATCTTCGCGGCGGCGTCGCCGGTGGCGGCCGGCAGCAGGATGAAGTTCTTGAACAGCTGGGTGGTGAACGGCGAGGACAGGAAGACGTTGCCCTGCCGGGCGGCGTTCAGGGCGGCGAACAAGACCTCCGGCGGGGCGGACTTGTCCACGATGCCGTCGGCCCGGGCAGCCAGCGCCGCCATCAGCTGATCGTTCGTCAGCCGTCGCCCGAGCAGGAGCGCGATCGGCGCCTCAGCGCGCAGCGTGTCACGCAAATGCATCACGACGTCGATCCCGCCATGCGGCATGAGGTCGATGTCACAGATCAGGACGTCGGGCCGCGACCGCTCGGCGAGCGCGACCGCCTGCTCGCTGTCCGCCGCCTCCGAGACCTGCGCGCCACCCGGCCAGGTCTCCAGGCAGTGCCGCAGGCCCGCCCTGGTGAATCCCTCCGGTTCCGCGATCAGGACCCGCAGCCCTTGCTTCTCCCCGTTGATCATTGCTCTCCTTCTCGAGCGGCACGGTCGCCCTCTTGGGGTTCCTCCGTGCCGGAAATGGGCCGCCTCATCGGCGCCTGGCCTGCCGAAACCGTCGGCAATCGCCGAATCCGCCGCTTTGCGGAATGGAACGCCTTGCCAATGCCATCGCCCGGGCCGGGATCTGCGTAATTGCCACGAGGGCAACTGCCGAAGAATCGTCAGATCCGGATATTAACTTTAGTTGTCCGGCCGATGAAGCGTCACGTGCGGGTCGGATGCCGCCGACCGGCATCGATCCTAAACGATCACCCGCGACCCCCGCAAGCAAGCGCTTCCCAGGTCCTCCGCCCGAGACGAGCGCACCGGATGCCCCGTAAATGCACTGGAAATGATCCGCCGATTCCATTCCAGCGGCTCGTCCCGACCGCCCGGTAAATGTTAATTGATCGCCGATCATTTCCAACGAACGGTGACCGTCGACCACATCTAAAGTTGTCCGAGAACAACACGTTGGGCGCGTTGGCGCAGCGAACCGGCGTCCGTAGTCTCGGTGCCGAAGATGCGCCGGAAATCAGATCCGATGAGCATCCGGCGGGGGAGGTAATCGACATGTCCGGCCACATCGCGGTCATCGGCATGGCCGGCCGGTTCCCCGGCGCCGGCACCGTCGACGAGTTCTGGCAGAACCTGCTCGACGGCCGGGACGCGATCACCCGCGTCGCGGTCCCCGCCGGGGTGGCCGCCCGGGGCCTGCTGGACCGGCCGGAGTGGTTCGACGCCGGCTACTTCGGCATCCCGCCCGCCGTCGCCCGGGTCATCAACCCCCAGCAGCGGCTGTTCCTGCAGTGCGCGGTGGAGGCCCTGGAGAACGCCGGTTACGACTCGTTCCGTTACCCGGGGACCATCGGCGTGTACGCGGGAAGCGGTGAGAACGCCTACGCCCAGGTGCTGCGCTCCCGGGCCGGCGATCTGCCGGCCCTGTCCGAATGGGAGATCCAGGTCGCCAACGGGCCCGACTCGCTCTGCAGCCGGGCCGCTCACAAGCTGGGGCTGCGCGGTCCGGCCGTCACCGTCCAGGCCGGCTGCGCCACCTCCCTGCTGGCCGTGCACCTGGCCATCCGGGGACTGCTCGGCGGGGACTGCGACATCGCGCTGGCCGGCGGCGTCAAGGTGCGCATCCCGGCCGGCGGCCCGGCCGTCGACGACGTGGGCATCCAGGCGCCGGACGGCTACTGCCGTGCCTTCGACGCGGCCGCCGCCGGCCCGGTGGGCGCCGACGCGCTCGGGCTCGTGGTGCTCAAGCGACTCGAGGACGCCGAGGCCGACGGCGACCGCATCGACGCCGTCATCCGCGGCTCCGCCATCAACAACGACGGCGCCAACCGCGTCGGCTTCACCGCGCCGAGCGCCGAGGGTCAGGCCGCGGTGATCCGCAAGGCACACCGCGCCGCCGGGATCACGCCGGAGTCCTGCACCTATGTCGAGGCGCACGGCACCGGCACCCCGCTCGGCGACCCGATCGAGATCGCCGCGCTCACCGCCGCGTTCGGGTCCGGCGGGCCGGCCGGTCACTGCGGCGTCGGATCGGTGAAGACCAACATCGGGCACGCGGACGCCGCGGCCGGTATCGCCGGACTGATCAAGACGGTGCTGGCCGTCAAACACGGCGTCCTCCCGGCGAGCCTGCACTTCGCCGTGCCCAACCCGCAGATCGACTTCGCTCGCAGCCCCTTCCGGGTCGTCACGGAGCGGCGCAAGTGGCAGCCGGAGGAGGGCCCGCGGCGAGCGGGGGTCAGCGCCTTCAGCGTCGGCGGCATCAACGCGCACGTCGTTCTGGAACAGCCACCCGAGGCACCGCTCGGCACGCCGCCGTCGCCGTACCCGCAAGTCCTGGTCCTCTCGGCGAAGACGCCGAGCGCGCTGACGGCGATGACCGGCCGGCTCGCCGAGCATCTGCGCGCCTCTCCCGGGACGCCGCTGGATCACCTGGCCTGGACGCTGCAGACCGGGCGCGGTGAGCACGGCCACCGCGCGATGGCCCTGGTGCACGATCACGCCGACGCGGTGTCCGTGCTGGCCGGCGAGCAACCGGACCGGCTGATCCGGGCGGCCGGGCCGACCCGGTCCCGCCCGCTGGTGTTCCGGCTGCCGGCGATCGAGGACCCCCTCGCCGAGTACGCCACCTGGGCGGCGCTCTACCGGACCCAGCCGGCCTTCCGGCGGGCCGTCGACGAGTGCGGGGCCCGGGCGGCCTTCCGCGACGGCCCCGACGCCTGCCCCGCTCCCCTGCTCGCCTTCGCCGGCCTGTACGCGATGGCCCAGCTGTGGCGGCGCTGGGGCGCGGAACCGGCCCGGGTGACCGGATCCGGCGTCGGCGCGCAGGTCGCCGACAAGCTGACCGGGATGCTCGGCACGGGCCCGGAGCACGCCGTGGCCGGGGACGAGGTCACCCTCGAGATCCGGACCGGCACCTGCCCGGCCGACGAGCGCGCCATGCTGGACGCGATCGGCCGGCTGTGGCTCGCCGGCGCGTCGATCACCTGGTCGGCGCTGCACGAGGGGCGGTCCCCGGTCCGGGTCGCCGCGCCGGCCTACCCCTTCGAGGGCGAGCGGCACATCGTGGCCGGCCCGGCCGCCGCTCCGGTGCCCGGCCCGGCGGCCGGGCCGGCCACCGCGACCACGATGCTGCCGCTGGTCACCGACCTGTTCGGGGAGATCCTCGGCCTGCCGGAGGTCGATCCGGACGACAGCTTCTTCGATCTCGGCGGCGACTCGCTGCTCGCCATGCGCTTCGTGACCCGGCTGCGCGACTTCCTCCCGGTGGAGTTCGCCCCCCGGACGCTGTTCCAGGCGCCGACCGCGGCGGCGATGGCGGCCGTCCTCGAGGAGCAGGCCCGATGACCCGGTGGACGGTACGACGACTCCGGCGCCCGGACGCCGCTGTCACGCTCTACTGCTTCCCGCACGCCGGCGGCTCACCGGGCGAGTACGTCCGCTGGTCCGACGATCTGCCCGAGTTCCAGGTCTGGGGCGTTCACCTGCCCGGGCGGACCACCCGGGCGGGCGAGCCGCCGTACACCGAGATGGCATCGCTGGTGCGGGACCTGGTCGCCGCGGTCCCGTTCGCCGAGCGGTCGGTCTTCCTCGGGCACAGCCTCGGCGCGCTGGTCGCCTTCGAGACGGCGCGGGAGCTGCGCCGGCGCGGCCGTCCCCAGCCGGAGGGACTGATCGTGTCGTCGTGCCCGGCGCCGCCCTACCCGGAGCGCGGGGAGTCCCTGTCCGCGCTGGCCGACGACGAGCTGCTCGGCCGCGCGACCGAGTTGTGGGGCCTGCCGGCGGCGGACCTGTCCGCCGATCCCGCGCTCCAGGCGCACGCGCTCGCCTGCCTGCGCAACGATCTCGCGCTGCTGGAGAACTACCGGTACCGCCCGGAGGAACCACTGGACGCCTGGCTCCACGTCCTGCGCGGCGATCGGGAACCCACCCGCGCGGACGCACCGACCTGGCGGGCACAGACGCGGGGGCCGATCGGCGAGACGCTGCTGCCCGGCGGTCACTTCTATTTCCGAGAGCAACGGCACGAGACCCTGCGCGCAGTGCGCGAGACCGTGCTGACGAGGGGAGGCCGGCAGTGCGCCGAATAGGTGTGGTGGGCGCGGGGACCATGGGCAGGGGCGTGACACAGCTCTTCGCCTCGCACGGGCACGAGGTCGTGCTCGTGGACCTCAGCGAACAGATCCTCGACGACGCCCGCGCGAGCATCGCGACGTTCGCCCGGCTGGCGGCACTGGTCCGTCCCGGCAGCACGCCGCCACCGGCCGGTGAGGTGCTGGGTCGGATCACCTTCACCACCGACCTCAAGTCGCTGAGCGACGCGGAGCTCGTCGTCGAGAACGTCACCGAACGGTGGACGGTCAAGCAGCCGCTCTACGCGGAGCTCGACGCGGTGTGCTCCCCGGACACCGTCTTCGGCGTCAACACGTCGGCCATCCCGATCACCCGGGTGGCGGCCGCGACCGAGCGGCCGGAGCAGGTGATCGGCACGCACTTCATGAACCCCGCCCATCTCAAGCCCACGGTCGAGGTGATCCGCGGCCTGCGCACCTCGCCGGAGACGGTGGAGCGGACCAAGGCCGTGCTGGACGACGCCGGCCGGCGGCACGTGCTGGTGGGTGACTCGCCCGGCTTCGTCACCAACCGGGTTCTGATGATCACCATCAACGAGGCGATCGCGCTGGTGCACGAGGGCGTCTCCACCCCGGCCGACGTCGACCGGCTCTTCAAGGAGTGCTTCGCGCACTCGATGGGCCCGCTGGAGACGGCGGACCTGATCGGGCTGGACACCGTGCTGCTCTCCCTCGAGGTGCTGTACGCCGACTTCGGCGAGCTCAAGTACGTGCCGAACCCGCTGCTGCGCCGGATGGTCGAGGCCGGGCGCTGCGGGCGCAAGACCAACCAGGGCTTCTATCCGTACGCGTCGGAGGGGGTACGTCAATGAGTGACGAGTTGCGAGGCCGCGTCCGGGAGTTCGTCGCCACCCAGGCGCCGGGCGCCGACGTGGACGACGACGATGACCTGTTCGCCAGTGGACTGGTGAACTCGCTGTTCGCGGTGCAGCTGGTGCTGTGGCTGGAGCAGACGTTCGACGTACGGGTGGAGAGTCACGAGCTCGTCATCACCACCTTCGCCACGGTCTCGTCGATCGCCGACTTCGTGGCGCGCAAGCAGGCCGGCCCGGCGGTGGCGCGTGGACTTTGAGCTCAGTCCCGAGCAGCGCCGGCTCCGTGCCGACATCGTCGCCTTCGCCCGGGCGGAACTCGGTCAGCAGGTCGCCGACGACGACCAGGCCGGGCGCTTCCCCTGGGCGGACTGGCGCCGGTGCGCGGAGTTCGGCGTCCTCGGCTGGCCGATCCCCCAGGAGTACGGCGGTTCCGGTTTCGATCCGCTGACCACCGTCGTGGCGCTGGAGGCGCTCGGCTACGGCTGCCGCGACAACGGCCTGGTGTTCGCGGTCAACAACCACCTCTGGGGTTGCGCGATCTACCTGATGCTGCACGGCACGCCGGAGCAGAAGGAGCAATACCTGCGCCCGCTCGCCGCCGGCTCCCTGATCGGCGCGCACGCGCTCTCCGAGGAGCAGGCTGGATCGGACGTCCTGGCGGTCGCCACCACCGCGAAACGCGACGGGGACGGCTACCGGCTGGACGGCAGCAAGTGCTTCGTCAGCAACGGTCCGGTCGCCGACGTCTTCGTCGTGATGGCCCGCACCGGGGAGCGGACGGCCGGGCAGAACCACCTGTCCGCGTTCATCGTCACCAGCGACATGCCCGGCG
This window of the Actinoplanes oblitus genome carries:
- a CDS encoding phosphopantetheine-binding protein, with the translated sequence MSDELRGRVREFVATQAPGADVDDDDDLFASGLVNSLFAVQLVLWLEQTFDVRVESHELVITTFATVSSIADFVARKQAGPAVARGL
- a CDS encoding thioesterase II family protein; the encoded protein is MTLIDSRRNPWLVPIVERSRPTVRLFCLSHAGGGTLGYRAWAPLLPGHVEAWAVQLPGREERILEPALTSAAEIVPAVVRALRDRTDLPYVLFGHSMGALLGYEIAGALRERGLAGPRHLVVSGAGAPRPGGSGRRRHELSRDGLIQVLRDLGGTPEEILRSPEMMDLVLPTLRADFQVVDGYRYTPRPALDCPITVLGGRADSVGEADLARWAELTGGRSRVLMFDGGHMFVNTERAAVVRAVAGVLSGAVEGVGSAG
- a CDS encoding AfsR/SARP family transcriptional regulator, with translation MSVTIAARPISGISVRTLGSFEVTFNGFSVGPWKAGKARHLLQLLLLHRNRVVLRDVLVDALWPAGSAGSSSLKVAVHMLRRVLAGAHEQHLSTVSGSSLRLVTCESGYMLEAREVWTDHDEFEELVAQAHTRERSGDLAAADDLYGRASRLYRGDFLPDVHEDWAATHREWLRSRQLYALEFLSRRRLAQCDQVSVIDLCRRMLAIDPLHEPSYRMLISVHSRLGQPAQARRWYDLCAERLRDSAEAFPDEDTQRLYRVLVNDFPGNLTDARKVVAP
- a CDS encoding beta-ketoacyl synthase N-terminal-like domain-containing protein; this encodes MSGHIAVIGMAGRFPGAGTVDEFWQNLLDGRDAITRVAVPAGVAARGLLDRPEWFDAGYFGIPPAVARVINPQQRLFLQCAVEALENAGYDSFRYPGTIGVYAGSGENAYAQVLRSRAGDLPALSEWEIQVANGPDSLCSRAAHKLGLRGPAVTVQAGCATSLLAVHLAIRGLLGGDCDIALAGGVKVRIPAGGPAVDDVGIQAPDGYCRAFDAAAAGPVGADALGLVVLKRLEDAEADGDRIDAVIRGSAINNDGANRVGFTAPSAEGQAAVIRKAHRAAGITPESCTYVEAHGTGTPLGDPIEIAALTAAFGSGGPAGHCGVGSVKTNIGHADAAAGIAGLIKTVLAVKHGVLPASLHFAVPNPQIDFARSPFRVVTERRKWQPEEGPRRAGVSAFSVGGINAHVVLEQPPEAPLGTPPSPYPQVLVLSAKTPSALTAMTGRLAEHLRASPGTPLDHLAWTLQTGRGEHGHRAMALVHDHADAVSVLAGEQPDRLIRAAGPTRSRPLVFRLPAIEDPLAEYATWAALYRTQPAFRRAVDECGARAAFRDGPDACPAPLLAFAGLYAMAQLWRRWGAEPARVTGSGVGAQVADKLTGMLGTGPEHAVAGDEVTLEIRTGTCPADERAMLDAIGRLWLAGASITWSALHEGRSPVRVAAPAYPFEGERHIVAGPAAAPVPGPAAGPATATTMLPLVTDLFGEILGLPEVDPDDSFFDLGGDSLLAMRFVTRLRDFLPVEFAPRTLFQAPTAAAMAAVLEEQAR
- a CDS encoding MFS transporter, with the protein product MSESTKRWGLLRHHDFRQLIVAESISHLGSQITILALPLVAVAVLHAPPFQVALLMTFQYLAFLVVGLPAGALVDRMRRRRVLVAADLGRAVLLGSIPLAWALDWLSMPQLYVVVLLSGVLTVFFDVAYQSYLPHLVREEDLVEGNAKLEAVQNVAMIGGPAVGGLLVRLVGAPIAVLLDALSFLGSALFVGRIRSVEQAAPRPERTRIGQEIMQGLRFVLANPVLRAIALSTAWLNFFSAILESMILLLLARTLGLSAGVIGLLLSLIGLGALAGALSARRVTDRFGQRRMIWVSIVVTAPFGLLLPFAREGWLLWAAMIGWAVTYFGGTVYNIAQVSLRQALTPPNLLGRMNATMRFMVWGTLPLGSLVGGVLGQYLGVRPAMLVGAIGYLFGFVPVVLSPLRRTAPAPVGEVADDLPGSEQPVRK
- a CDS encoding LuxR C-terminal-related transcriptional regulator, with protein sequence MINGEKQGLRVLIAEPEGFTRAGLRHCLETWPGGAQVSEAADSEQAVALAERSRPDVLICDIDLMPHGGIDVVMHLRDTLRAEAPIALLLGRRLTNDQLMAALAARADGIVDKSAPPEVLFAALNAARQGNVFLSSPFTTQLFKNFILLPAATGDAAAKIAAALTKREFAVLCLIAQGMSNLEIASRLNLAEATVKSYSSHVFEKLGVRGRVQAALVAVGAGIASAALGHPVLAGT
- a CDS encoding thioesterase II family protein — encoded protein: MTRWTVRRLRRPDAAVTLYCFPHAGGSPGEYVRWSDDLPEFQVWGVHLPGRTTRAGEPPYTEMASLVRDLVAAVPFAERSVFLGHSLGALVAFETARELRRRGRPQPEGLIVSSCPAPPYPERGESLSALADDELLGRATELWGLPAADLSADPALQAHALACLRNDLALLENYRYRPEEPLDAWLHVLRGDREPTRADAPTWRAQTRGPIGETLLPGGHFYFREQRHETLRAVRETVLTRGGRQCAE
- a CDS encoding 3-hydroxyacyl-CoA dehydrogenase family protein; the protein is MTQLFASHGHEVVLVDLSEQILDDARASIATFARLAALVRPGSTPPPAGEVLGRITFTTDLKSLSDAELVVENVTERWTVKQPLYAELDAVCSPDTVFGVNTSAIPITRVAAATERPEQVIGTHFMNPAHLKPTVEVIRGLRTSPETVERTKAVLDDAGRRHVLVGDSPGFVTNRVLMITINEAIALVHEGVSTPADVDRLFKECFAHSMGPLETADLIGLDTVLLSLEVLYADFGELKYVPNPLLRRMVEAGRCGRKTNQGFYPYASEGVRQ